AAGGCACAGGCAAATTATCATTAATATTTTCTTCATTCAGACTCCTTTCTGCAATAAAAAATGCACCGCCTGTGCAGTGCATTTTTTATGCTATATTTATTTACTCACCCATAATTCCTACTTGCTTGTTAATATCTCCATCGCTTTCACCTGCGATTCCTTGATTCTCGCCGCTGTTTTTTATCCATCCAAACCCCGGAAGGTAGGTTTCGCCTTTGCTATTAACATCCCCGCCTTGAGGCTGATTATCACTTTTAGGTGATGTGCTTGGGTTTTCTACCTTAGTATGCTCAACCGGTTTATCCTGTTCGGTGACCTTTTCGCCGTTTGGCTTTTGGTCTGGATTTATAAGCTGTTCATCGGTATACTCAGGTTTTATAGGATCGGCTTGAATAGTCTGCTCAGTGCCTTTATCTACTCCGTTAGCATTATTGGTTTCCTTTTCGATTTCAATAGGCGGCACTTTAATATCATCTTCTTTTTCTGTTATATCAGGACTTTCTACTGCTACTTTTTGTGTGTCGCTATTTTGGTCAGGCAGATCCAAGTC
Above is a window of Sedimentibacter sp. MB35-C1 DNA encoding:
- a CDS encoding DUF6550 family protein; translated protein: MKNINNKVKKWLIISGGLVLSMVLLVVIMNQFKAPPINDLDLPDQNSDTQKVAVESPDITEKEDDIKVPPIEIEKETNNANGVDKGTEQTIQADPIKPEYTDEQLINPDQKPNGEKVTEQDKPVEHTKVENPSTSPKSDNQPQGGDVNSKGETYLPGFGWIKNSGENQGIAGESDGDINKQVGIMGE